A DNA window from Arachis hypogaea cultivar Tifrunner chromosome 18, arahy.Tifrunner.gnm2.J5K5, whole genome shotgun sequence contains the following coding sequences:
- the LOC112771743 gene encoding uncharacterized protein isoform X1 gives MADSSTSSTSSTSQNASKPRKRSQFRAKIKVQKIEIVVRNLHQNNIKLYVKNLKRKRSKYTQHKMAARNQTKDLKCATHLLSDKFRNMAEEKKAIVRDLGFGGLMHVPPLRVDHQLLRELANNFKLGENKLKTGYGSFQITPKTIGDALGINATGNLFPEKVEYKQLYKQLSDDDKIIYRRFQGKTLKSLTDEMMEIGVGSEEERLMFKRIFILYIQMAFLLPTTINKISPVHLAPIFKMDGISERNWGAHVLTFLIKGITDYQDKKKKAIDGCLFALMIIYFHLSENKGKKRAERPPKPWIANWTKEKLVERMTAEKEETLGIVKMAETRAREKMKEKEKKEKTQEIKKTKKRKASPTSSSETETATDSDTTTSESESQQDSEDSARKHPIKKGKKMDSRKRKQRQEEPDSDSESESEQSDESEESSPAEKEKEKKKTKTTPKKTQPKKKKVLVEDSPPKEDQYFDGETYEISSDELDEWLGQNVDKSAAEGENQPDLRSTEGRYVSSETIPAVNLGTDAPSSQGNTEQSSVNQPSQSIKKSPLLFYSRKKRQEKKAKTASMLSPSDSNMMVVREQTPSEALAIVPIQVFVPASQTTTETDFEPTPMLQIEGTTETTPETPKQLQETTPTVPPAPTKV, from the exons atggcagactcttccacttcctccacttcttccacttctcaaaacgCTTCGAAACCAAGGAAACGCTCCCAATTTCGAGcaaaaatcaaagttcaaaaaATAGAAATCGTTGTTCGAAACCTCCATCAAAACAACATCAAACTCTACgtgaagaatctgaagagaaAACGAAGCAAATACACTCAAC acaaaatggcagcaagaaaccaaacgaaagaccttaagtgtgccacacatctcctgagtgataagttcagaaacatgGCTGAGGAGAAGAAGGCAATTGTCAGGGATCTCGGATTTGGTGGGTTGATGCACGTCCCACCTctaagggtggatcaccaactcttaagggaactggcaaacaacttcaaacttggggagaacaaactgaagacaggatatggttctttccaaataacaccaaagacaataggtgatgcgcttggcatcaatgcaacag gaaatctgtttcctgagaaagttgagtataagCAACTTTATAAGCaactttctgatgatgacaaaataatttatagaagattccagggtaagaccctcaaaagtcttaccgatgaaatgatggaaatcggcgttggcagcgaagaggaacgcctgatgttcaagaggatattcatcctctacatacagatggcgttccttttgccaacgacgataaacaaaatatcgcccgtgcacctcgccccaatttttaagatggacggcataTCGGAGAGAAACTGGGGGGCGCATGTTTTGACCTTCTTGATCAAAGGCATCACAGACTACCAGgataagaagaagaaggcaattgatggctgcctctttgccctcatgataatatactttcatctttctgaaaacaaaggcaagaagagggccgaaagaccaccaaagccttggattgccaactggactaaggagaagttggtggaaagaatgactgcagaaaaagaagaaactttg gggattgtgaagatggcggagacaagagcaagagaaaaaatgaaagaaaaagaaaaaaaagaaaaaacacaagaaatcaaaaaaacaaaaaaaaggaaggcgagtccaacatcgtcttcggagacagaaacagctactgacagtgacactactacctctgagtctgagagtCAACAAGACTCGGAGGATTCAGCAAGAAAACACCccatcaaaaaggggaaaaa aatggactccagaaaaagaaagcagaggcaagaggagccagattctgattcagaatctgaatctgaacaaagtgatga gagtgaagaatcatcacctgcagagaaggagaaggaaaagaaaaaaacaaaaacaacaccaaaaaa aacacaaccaaaaaagaaaaaagttctcgtggaggattcacctcctaAAGAAGACCAATACTTtgacgg tgagacatatgaaatatcaagtgatgAACTGGATGAATGGCTAGGGCAAAACgttgataaatctgctgcagaggg GGAGAACCAacctgacctgcgatcgacagaaggtcgctatgtgtcgtctgaaac aataccggctgtgaacttgggaactgatgctccttcctctcaaggaaacacagaacagagtagtgtaaaccagccgtcacagagcat aaaaaaaagccctttattattttattcaagaaaaaaaaggcaggaaaaaaaagcaaaaactgcaagtat gttgagtccgtctgattcgaatatgatggttgtgagggaacagacaccgtccgaagcgcttgcaat agtcccgattcaggtttttgtgccggcatcccaaacaaccacagagacagattttgaaccaacccctatgctacagattgaagggactacagaaac cactcctgaaacccccaaacaacttcaagagaccacacccacggttcccccagctccaactaaagtgtaa
- the LOC140181232 gene encoding protein FAR-RED IMPAIRED RESPONSE 1-like: MGGNAPKGFLTDQCASMKRALEACMPTTVHRWCIWHIMKKIPSKLNGYKGHADIEQEMSQVVWNSQSKDSFDRNWNDFLLNFGLGDNKWLSDLYEDRHIWVPIYLDHHFWAGMRSTQRSESMHSFFNKYITRNSSLIQFVKQYDNCLGSREQAERESDAADFHTVIPCATKSCIEAQFQDAYTHAKFREVQAQFRGKANCITRLKNSALGYSVYEVGEQVSSSIFNKFVVTYDSVAAEVKCHCLLFESRGILCRHALSVLSFEQVSQVSPRYILERWSKKVKRRHTHIKSSHDEPLMEPRSKRFDQLVFRSQNICEFASESEELTAILHRAYDNVMAEMEALKAKRKGTSSLSHEDANLESVNELQSPPRIRTRGRPKNRLGSKLEKQIANATKKKKTKVLSEINLFDAASAAHSNCSQYQGHVMSYQFRVPAAGDNWLGV; this comes from the exons atgggaggaaacgctccgaaagggtttctcaccgatcagtgcgcatccatgaaaagggctttagaggcctgtatgccaacaacagttcaccgctggtgcatttggcacatcatgaagaagattccaagcaaattaaacgggtacaagggacatgccgatatcgaacaagaaatgagccaagttgtttggaactctcaaagcaaagactcattcgataggaattggaacgattttctgctgaattttggtcttggggacaacaagtggctttcag atctgtacgaagaccgtcacatatgggttcctatctatctggatcaccatttctgggcagggatgagaagcacacaaaggagcgagagcatgcattcattttttaacaagtatatcacccggaacagctcgcttattcagttcgtcaaacaatacgataattgcctcggaagcagggagcaagcagagagagaatcagatgctgcagattttcatacggtcataccgtgtgcaacgaAATCctgcattgaagctcagtttcaagatgcatacactcacgcaaagtttagggaagtccaagcgcaattcagaggaaaggcgaattgcatcaccagactgaagaattccgctctaggctattcagtatacgaagtcggagaacaagtttccagctcaatattcaacaagttcgtggttacttacgactcggttgcagccgaggtaaaatgccattgcttattattcgagtcgagagggatactgtgccgtcacgcactaagcgtgttaagcttcgaacaagtaagccaagtgtcaccgagatacatactggaacgatggagcaagaaggtaaagaggcgacacacacacatcaagagcagccacgacgagccactaatggagccaagaagcaagaggttcgaccaattggtttttcgttcgcaaaatatatgcgaatttgcctccgaatcggaggagctgactgcaattctgcaccgcgcgtacgataacgtcatggccgagatggaagcattaaaagccaaaaggaaggggacatcttctttatcccacgaagacgccaacttggaatccgttaacgagcttcaaagcccgccaaggattcgaacaagaggacgtccaaaaaacaggctaggttcaaagctggagaaacagatcgcaaatgccacaaagaagaagaagacgaaagttttaagcgag ataaacctgtttgatgctgcatcagcggcgcattcaaattgcagccaatatcaaggacacgttatgagttatcagttcagggtaccagcagcaggggataactggttgggtgtatag
- the LOC112769322 gene encoding uncharacterized protein isoform X2: MARTSIFPDTAYNSPEDSISQDVIAAVEKSMKKNADNLMRFLEGISSRLSQLELYCYNIDKSIGEMRSDLNTDHGEAELKLNSLEKHIQEVHRSVQILRDKQELADTQKELAKLQLVQKESSSTSHSHSNEERSSPSATEPKRTDKASDAHNQQLALALPHQVAPQQQPVAPPPAPAPAPAPAPNVAPATQQPSYYMPPTPLPNLPSVAQVPQNQYLPSDQQYRTTQPTSSQATQSLSMQQYSQYQQPQLPQPQQQWPQQVQPPQPPPMQSQMRPPSTNVYTPYLPNHATNPSPSETLPNSMPMQMPYSGIPPAASGSSDAMPYGYSRAGRTGPQQPLPPQIKSSFPGQPGDPYGTSATHAAPPPTSAYMIYDSEGGRTHPPPQPPHFAQAGYPPSSASLQNPAPHNLMVRNPSQTQYIRGHPYSDLIEKLMNMGFRGDHVAGVIQRMEESGQPVDFNSVLDRLNVHSSVGPQRAWSG, translated from the exons ATGGCAAGGACATCAATATTTCCTGATACTGCTTATAATTCGCCTGAAGATTCTATAAGCCAAGATGTGATTGCAGCTGTTGAGAAGAGCATGAAAAAAAATGCTGACAACCTTATGCGGTTTCTTGAAGGAATTAGTTCAAGGCTATCACAGTTGGAATTATATTGTTACAATATTGACAAATCAATTGGAGAAATGCGATCTGATTTAAACACTGACCACGGGGAGGCAGAGTTAAAGCTCAATTCTCTTGAGAAACACATTCAGGAA GTACACAGATCTGTACAAATTTTGAGAGACAAGCAAGAGCTAGCCGATACTCAGAAGGAGTTAGCCAAGCTTCAGTTAGTTCAGAAAGAATCATCCTCCACAAGCCATTCACATTCCAACGAGGAGAGGTCTTCGCCTTCTGCCACTGAGCCAAAAAGAACTGATAAGGCATCTGATGCACATAACCAGCAGTTAGCTCTTGCCCTGCCTCATCAAGTTGCCCCACAGCAACAGCCTGTGGCACCTCCCCCAGCCCCAGCCCCTGCCCCAGCTCCGGCCCCAAATGTAGCACCAGCCACTCAACAACCATCTTATTACATGCCACCCACTCCTTTGCCCAATCTGCCATCTGTGGCCCAAGTTCCCCAGAATCAATATTTGCCCTCTGATCAGCAGTATAGAACTACGCAACCAACATCATCGCAAGCAACACAATCTCTGTCTATGCAACAATATTCTCAGTATCAGCAACCACAGCTGCCACAGCCGCAGCAGCAGTGGCCTCAGCAGGTGCAACCTCCGCAACCACCTCCAATGCAGTCACAGATGAGACCCCCTTCAACCAATGTTTACACTCCTTACCTGCCAAACCATGCTACAAATCCCTCTCCCTCGGAAACACTACCAAACAGCATGCCAATGCAAATGCCATATTCCGGAATTCCACCTGCAGCTTCCGGCAGTAGCGATGCCATGCCGTATGGATACAGCAGAGCTGGTAGAACAGGTCCGCAGCAACCACTTCCGCCGCAAATCAAAAGTTCTTTTCCAGGACAACCAGGTGATCCATATGGAACAAGTGCTACTCATGCCGCGCCCCCTCCTACTAGTGCATACATGATCTATGATAGTGAGGGAGGAAGAACACATCCTCCCCCACAACCACCTCATTTTGCTCAAGCTGGATACCCTCCATCGAGTGCTTCGCTTCAGAACCCTGCACCACATAACCTCATGGTCCGGAATCCTAGCCAGACACAATATATTCGTGGCCATCCCTACAGCGACTTGATCGAGAAGTTGATGAACATGGGATTTAGAGGTGATCATGTGGCAGGGGTGATCCAGAGGATGGAGGAAAGTGGGCAGCCTGTAGATTTTAACTCGGTACTTGACCGGTTGAATGTGCATAGTTCTGTTGGTCCCCAGAGGGCATGGTCAGGGTAA
- the LOC112769322 gene encoding uncharacterized protein isoform X1, with protein MASASSGRGSKGFDFASDDILCSYEDFPNQDSSNGTHDDPAKDFHKSRMARTSIFPDTAYNSPEDSISQDVIAAVEKSMKKNADNLMRFLEGISSRLSQLELYCYNIDKSIGEMRSDLNTDHGEAELKLNSLEKHIQEVHRSVQILRDKQELADTQKELAKLQLVQKESSSTSHSHSNEERSSPSATEPKRTDKASDAHNQQLALALPHQVAPQQQPVAPPPAPAPAPAPAPNVAPATQQPSYYMPPTPLPNLPSVAQVPQNQYLPSDQQYRTTQPTSSQATQSLSMQQYSQYQQPQLPQPQQQWPQQVQPPQPPPMQSQMRPPSTNVYTPYLPNHATNPSPSETLPNSMPMQMPYSGIPPAASGSSDAMPYGYSRAGRTGPQQPLPPQIKSSFPGQPGDPYGTSATHAAPPPTSAYMIYDSEGGRTHPPPQPPHFAQAGYPPSSASLQNPAPHNLMVRNPSQTQYIRGHPYSDLIEKLMNMGFRGDHVAGVIQRMEESGQPVDFNSVLDRLNVHSSVGPQRAWSG; from the exons ATGGCGTCTGCATCATCCGGTCGCGGCTCCAAGGGCTTCGATTTCGCTTCCGACGACATCCTCTGCTCCTACGAAGACTTTCCTAACCAGGACTCTTCTAACGGCACTCACGATGACCCCGCCAAG GATTTTCACAAATCAAGGATGGCAAGGACATCAATATTTCCTGATACTGCTTATAATTCGCCTGAAGATTCTATAAGCCAAGATGTGATTGCAGCTGTTGAGAAGAGCATGAAAAAAAATGCTGACAACCTTATGCGGTTTCTTGAAGGAATTAGTTCAAGGCTATCACAGTTGGAATTATATTGTTACAATATTGACAAATCAATTGGAGAAATGCGATCTGATTTAAACACTGACCACGGGGAGGCAGAGTTAAAGCTCAATTCTCTTGAGAAACACATTCAGGAA GTACACAGATCTGTACAAATTTTGAGAGACAAGCAAGAGCTAGCCGATACTCAGAAGGAGTTAGCCAAGCTTCAGTTAGTTCAGAAAGAATCATCCTCCACAAGCCATTCACATTCCAACGAGGAGAGGTCTTCGCCTTCTGCCACTGAGCCAAAAAGAACTGATAAGGCATCTGATGCACATAACCAGCAGTTAGCTCTTGCCCTGCCTCATCAAGTTGCCCCACAGCAACAGCCTGTGGCACCTCCCCCAGCCCCAGCCCCTGCCCCAGCTCCGGCCCCAAATGTAGCACCAGCCACTCAACAACCATCTTATTACATGCCACCCACTCCTTTGCCCAATCTGCCATCTGTGGCCCAAGTTCCCCAGAATCAATATTTGCCCTCTGATCAGCAGTATAGAACTACGCAACCAACATCATCGCAAGCAACACAATCTCTGTCTATGCAACAATATTCTCAGTATCAGCAACCACAGCTGCCACAGCCGCAGCAGCAGTGGCCTCAGCAGGTGCAACCTCCGCAACCACCTCCAATGCAGTCACAGATGAGACCCCCTTCAACCAATGTTTACACTCCTTACCTGCCAAACCATGCTACAAATCCCTCTCCCTCGGAAACACTACCAAACAGCATGCCAATGCAAATGCCATATTCCGGAATTCCACCTGCAGCTTCCGGCAGTAGCGATGCCATGCCGTATGGATACAGCAGAGCTGGTAGAACAGGTCCGCAGCAACCACTTCCGCCGCAAATCAAAAGTTCTTTTCCAGGACAACCAGGTGATCCATATGGAACAAGTGCTACTCATGCCGCGCCCCCTCCTACTAGTGCATACATGATCTATGATAGTGAGGGAGGAAGAACACATCCTCCCCCACAACCACCTCATTTTGCTCAAGCTGGATACCCTCCATCGAGTGCTTCGCTTCAGAACCCTGCACCACATAACCTCATGGTCCGGAATCCTAGCCAGACACAATATATTCGTGGCCATCCCTACAGCGACTTGATCGAGAAGTTGATGAACATGGGATTTAGAGGTGATCATGTGGCAGGGGTGATCCAGAGGATGGAGGAAAGTGGGCAGCCTGTAGATTTTAACTCGGTACTTGACCGGTTGAATGTGCATAGTTCTGTTGGTCCCCAGAGGGCATGGTCAGGGTAA
- the LOC112771743 gene encoding uncharacterized protein isoform X2 — MADSSTSSTSSTSQNASKPRKRSQFRAKIKVQKIEIVVRNLHQNNIKLYVKNLKRKRSKYTQHKMAARNQTKDLKCATHLLSDKFRNMAEEKKAIVRDLGFGGLMHVPPLRVDHQLLRELANNFKLGENKLKTGYGSFQITPKTIGDALGINATGNLFPEKVEYKQLYKQLSDDDKIIYRRFQGKTLKSLTDEMMEIGVGSEEERLMFKRIFILYIQMAFLLPTTINKISPVHLAPIFKMDGISERNWGAHVLTFLIKGITDYQDKKKKAIDGCLFALMIIYFHLSENKGKKRAERPPKPWIANWTKEKLVERMTAEKEETLGIVKMAETRAREKMKEKEKKEKTQEIKKTKKRKASPTSSSETETATDSDTTTSESESQQDSEDSARKHPIKKGKKMDSRKRKQRQEEPDSDSESESEQSDESEESSPAEKEKEKKKTKTTPKKTQPKKKKVLVEDSPPKEDQYFDGETYEISSDELDEWLGQNVDKSAAEGENQPDLRSTEGRYVSSETIPAVNLGTDAPSSQGNTEQSSVNQPSQSMLSPSDSNMMVVREQTPSEALAIVPIQVFVPASQTTTETDFEPTPMLQIEGTTETTPETPKQLQETTPTVPPAPTKV, encoded by the exons atggcagactcttccacttcctccacttcttccacttctcaaaacgCTTCGAAACCAAGGAAACGCTCCCAATTTCGAGcaaaaatcaaagttcaaaaaATAGAAATCGTTGTTCGAAACCTCCATCAAAACAACATCAAACTCTACgtgaagaatctgaagagaaAACGAAGCAAATACACTCAAC acaaaatggcagcaagaaaccaaacgaaagaccttaagtgtgccacacatctcctgagtgataagttcagaaacatgGCTGAGGAGAAGAAGGCAATTGTCAGGGATCTCGGATTTGGTGGGTTGATGCACGTCCCACCTctaagggtggatcaccaactcttaagggaactggcaaacaacttcaaacttggggagaacaaactgaagacaggatatggttctttccaaataacaccaaagacaataggtgatgcgcttggcatcaatgcaacag gaaatctgtttcctgagaaagttgagtataagCAACTTTATAAGCaactttctgatgatgacaaaataatttatagaagattccagggtaagaccctcaaaagtcttaccgatgaaatgatggaaatcggcgttggcagcgaagaggaacgcctgatgttcaagaggatattcatcctctacatacagatggcgttccttttgccaacgacgataaacaaaatatcgcccgtgcacctcgccccaatttttaagatggacggcataTCGGAGAGAAACTGGGGGGCGCATGTTTTGACCTTCTTGATCAAAGGCATCACAGACTACCAGgataagaagaagaaggcaattgatggctgcctctttgccctcatgataatatactttcatctttctgaaaacaaaggcaagaagagggccgaaagaccaccaaagccttggattgccaactggactaaggagaagttggtggaaagaatgactgcagaaaaagaagaaactttg gggattgtgaagatggcggagacaagagcaagagaaaaaatgaaagaaaaagaaaaaaaagaaaaaacacaagaaatcaaaaaaacaaaaaaaaggaaggcgagtccaacatcgtcttcggagacagaaacagctactgacagtgacactactacctctgagtctgagagtCAACAAGACTCGGAGGATTCAGCAAGAAAACACCccatcaaaaaggggaaaaa aatggactccagaaaaagaaagcagaggcaagaggagccagattctgattcagaatctgaatctgaacaaagtgatga gagtgaagaatcatcacctgcagagaaggagaaggaaaagaaaaaaacaaaaacaacaccaaaaaa aacacaaccaaaaaagaaaaaagttctcgtggaggattcacctcctaAAGAAGACCAATACTTtgacgg tgagacatatgaaatatcaagtgatgAACTGGATGAATGGCTAGGGCAAAACgttgataaatctgctgcagaggg GGAGAACCAacctgacctgcgatcgacagaaggtcgctatgtgtcgtctgaaac aataccggctgtgaacttgggaactgatgctccttcctctcaaggaaacacagaacagagtagtgtaaaccagccgtcacagagcat gttgagtccgtctgattcgaatatgatggttgtgagggaacagacaccgtccgaagcgcttgcaat agtcccgattcaggtttttgtgccggcatcccaaacaaccacagagacagattttgaaccaacccctatgctacagattgaagggactacagaaac cactcctgaaacccccaaacaacttcaagagaccacacccacggttcccccagctccaactaaagtgtaa
- the LOC112771459 gene encoding uncharacterized protein — MMARTASYVPKTDPGVPSFSLGLTDSSQEGASTQETEMEKSPEAANLIEQLDSLVQRIASSATKGKNTSPQIQRETGGESSAKFETPRGLYQITDDMKQKCYIWGTRLKEDADGNTNEYEEMCTLIGQGEYILMRMHLASLQAKSDIESQIVSAVCLILNNKNEKRFQEQIYCLPPDIVCMALSDHPNGEFVSPKTKKEFRVEAYPSFIPFIDRKKLTSHPYIFAPVCYAGHWWLWLINTRKRKCQILDPLHKIAPTDERKTINKFTGYVFSRLITYAGGKPLQKGEREKEIKSPYVKISGQKTSYDCAVYVMKWMEIIEPENIKKGKYQWDNWPQEEVDHYRVEYASRILFSEMNTQRDQAIRESSAIRLSKPSSILLSPFCQINSTDIESG; from the exons atgatggcacggacagcttCCTATGTTCCGAAAACAGATCCAggggtgccatcattcagccttggattgactgattcaagccaggagggggcgtcaacgcaggagacagaaaTGGAAAAATCTCCAGAAGCTGCGAATTTGATAGAACAATTGGACAGTTTGGTCCAAAGAATAGCAAGCAGCGCGACGAAGGGAAAAAACACaagtccacaaattcagagggagactgggggagaaagttctgcaaagtttgaaactcctcGGGGATTATATCAGATtacggatgatatgaaacaaaagtgctacatctgggggacgagactgaaggaagatgcagatggcaatactaacgagtatgaggagatgtgcactctgattggccaaggagaatacattttgatgagaatgcaccttgcttccctccaggcaaaaagtgatatagaatctcag attgtatctgccgtctgcctcatcctcaacaacaaaaatgaaaagagatttcaagaacaaatatactgtctcccccccgatattgtg TGCATGGCGCTTTCGGATCACCCAAACGGGGAATTCGTATCACCAAAAACGAAAaaggaattcagggtggaagcctacccgagtttcattcccttcatagatagaaaaaaattgacttcgcacccatat atttttgcccCTGTCTGCTACGCCgggcattggtggttatggctgataaatacaagaaagcggaaatgtcaaatacttgacccgctacacaaaatAGCTCCCACTGATGAGAGAAAGAccattaataaattcact GGATAcgtattttcaagattgataacatatgccggCGGGAAACCTCTTCAGAAAGGGGAGAGggagaaggaaattaaatcaccatatgttaaaatatcaggccaaaaaacaag ctatgactgcgctgTGTACGTTATGAAATGGATGGAGATAATTGAGCCAgaaaacatcaaaaaggggaagtatcaatgggataattggccacag gaggaggtggaccactatagagtggaaTACGCATCCCGTatactattcagtgagatgaatacACAGAGAGATCaggcaattagagagagtagtgctataaggctgtcgaagccatcctctaTATTATTAAGTCCATTTTGTCAGATTAATTCTACTGATATAGAAAgtgggtag